One Bremerella cremea genomic window carries:
- a CDS encoding PepSY-associated TM helix domain-containing protein: MSSAPQPPQRGKKWYAASAKWTRWLHTYLSMISFATLLFFAVTGLTLNHPTWFGAAEPVIRDDSGSFPTSVLAEEIDKLSIAEELRATHKLKGKVSEFEVTEFDCMVVFKGPGYAADIFIDRETGKYTLTETASGVVAVMNDLHKGRDSGSEWSLVIDISAVLLVLVSLSGLILLLFLKRTRTPGLIVTVVGTILLVAVWAIWVP, from the coding sequence ATGAGTTCAGCCCCCCAGCCACCCCAACGTGGCAAGAAATGGTATGCGGCCAGTGCCAAATGGACTCGCTGGCTGCACACCTATCTTTCGATGATCAGCTTTGCGACGCTGCTGTTCTTTGCCGTAACCGGTCTAACCCTCAACCATCCCACTTGGTTTGGCGCCGCAGAACCGGTCATTCGTGACGACAGCGGAAGCTTCCCTACGTCTGTCCTAGCCGAAGAAATCGACAAGCTCTCTATCGCCGAAGAACTGCGTGCCACACACAAGCTGAAAGGCAAAGTGAGCGAGTTCGAGGTAACCGAGTTCGATTGCATGGTCGTTTTCAAAGGGCCAGGCTACGCGGCCGATATCTTTATCGATCGTGAAACGGGCAAGTATACGCTCACCGAAACGGCCAGTGGCGTGGTCGCTGTGATGAACGACCTCCACAAAGGGCGCGACTCCGGCAGCGAGTGGTCGCTGGTGATCGATATCTCAGCAGTTCTGCTTGTGCTGGTTTCCCTGAGTGGACTTATCCTGCTGCTGTTCCTCAAACGGACACGCACGCCCGGTTTGATTGTTACGGTCGTGGGAACCATCTTGCTGGTCGCTGTTTGGGCAATTTGGGTTCCTTGA
- a CDS encoding PSD1 and planctomycete cytochrome C domain-containing protein gives MNRTFSLATFISAVCCSGLLLGAEPNENFFREQVAPILAGKCVRCHNDAQAGGGLSLTTAREALSGGDSGESIVVGQPDSSFLLDYLVGEKPEMPKGSPPLSANEVSLVRQWIAAGAKWPHDLTLEVKDDWWSQQSLSRPAVPSVPAAFQASVRTPIDAFVIAKLDEQGMHLSPPADARTLVRRLFYDLTGLPPTPQEMQTWTEKLTAPDSSGINDEAYTQLVDHLLASPRYGERWARHWLDVVKYADTCGYDKDKLRHHAWPYRDYVIRSFNQDKPYARFVQEQIAGDALFPGEPDGILGLGFIAAGPWDFIGHVEVPATKIDGKNARNLDRDEMVSNTLNTFCSVTIQCARCHDHKFDPYTQQHYYGLQSVFAAVDRADRVFDLDPAVEQKRQSLVAEKQNVASQLVAWQQEIQAAGGNQLAKLRQQISALHGKTRPELEVPEHGYHSQIEPVAHVEKWVQINLDHPIELSKIVLHPCYDDFAGIGAGFGFPIRFKIEIAANPQFENAQLVVDETGHDFPNPLLGTYQAETRLTAQFIRVTATKLAPRKNDFIFALSEVEVFDASNRNVAQGSVVTSHDSIEAPNRWRRSNLVDGRWPQSLDPAAVEQLVSARAQLAKLERQIETPERTSRRKQLEAEQQRIDQELGRLPSGQMVYAAATQFSAQGNFKPTGGVPRDVHVLHRGNVTSPLEEAIPCALPLPGQETAQFSLPSDHTEADRRAALARWITAKDHPLTWRSIANRVWQYHFDQPLAGTPNDFGRMGQPPTHPQLLDWLAVEFRDQGQSFKALHRLIVTSSVYRQTSQHNEAFAAQDGSNQYLWRMNRRRLEAEEIRDSILSVSGQLDLKMGGPGYYLFALEKAEHSPHYEYHKFDPSDPASHRRSIYRFIVRSQPDPYMTTLDCADSSQSTPKRDETLTALQALSMLNNPFQLVMAEAFAQRLESEANTLDDQIDHAIWLTLGRSSNETERREYATFAQQHGLVQLCRVLLNQSEFVYLD, from the coding sequence ATGAATCGTACTTTCTCGCTTGCTACTTTCATTTCGGCCGTGTGCTGCAGTGGATTGCTTCTAGGTGCCGAGCCGAATGAGAATTTCTTCCGCGAACAAGTCGCTCCGATCTTGGCAGGAAAGTGCGTGCGTTGTCATAACGACGCACAAGCTGGCGGTGGCCTTTCGCTAACGACCGCACGCGAGGCTCTCTCGGGTGGGGACAGCGGCGAGTCGATCGTCGTAGGCCAGCCAGATTCCAGCTTTCTGTTGGACTATCTGGTCGGCGAAAAACCGGAAATGCCCAAAGGCAGTCCTCCGCTGTCTGCCAACGAGGTCAGTCTCGTTCGCCAGTGGATCGCCGCTGGGGCAAAGTGGCCGCATGATTTGACATTAGAAGTAAAAGACGACTGGTGGTCGCAGCAATCCCTCTCACGTCCTGCCGTCCCTTCCGTGCCAGCAGCGTTTCAAGCGTCCGTACGCACACCAATCGATGCCTTCGTCATTGCCAAGCTCGACGAGCAAGGCATGCATCTTTCACCGCCAGCAGATGCGCGGACATTGGTTCGCCGGTTGTTCTACGATCTGACCGGTCTCCCGCCAACTCCGCAAGAGATGCAAACATGGACCGAGAAACTAACCGCTCCAGACTCATCAGGGATTAACGACGAAGCTTACACGCAATTAGTCGACCACTTGTTAGCTTCGCCTCGCTACGGCGAACGCTGGGCGCGGCATTGGCTGGATGTGGTCAAATATGCCGACACGTGTGGCTACGACAAAGACAAGCTCCGCCACCATGCGTGGCCCTATCGCGACTATGTCATCCGCAGTTTCAACCAAGACAAACCTTACGCCCGCTTCGTTCAGGAACAGATCGCGGGCGATGCGTTGTTTCCAGGCGAACCGGATGGCATTCTCGGTTTAGGTTTTATTGCTGCTGGTCCCTGGGATTTCATCGGCCACGTAGAGGTTCCCGCCACTAAGATCGATGGCAAAAATGCTCGAAACCTCGATCGCGACGAAATGGTCAGCAACACCTTAAACACTTTCTGCAGTGTCACCATTCAGTGCGCACGATGTCACGACCATAAATTCGATCCGTACACGCAACAACATTACTACGGGCTGCAATCGGTCTTCGCGGCCGTTGATCGGGCAGACCGGGTTTTCGACCTCGATCCTGCCGTCGAACAAAAACGGCAATCACTAGTAGCGGAAAAGCAAAATGTTGCCTCGCAATTGGTCGCCTGGCAACAAGAGATTCAAGCTGCCGGTGGCAACCAACTGGCCAAACTTCGCCAGCAAATCAGTGCCCTGCATGGCAAGACTCGGCCTGAGTTGGAAGTGCCAGAACATGGCTACCATAGCCAGATCGAACCGGTTGCGCATGTCGAAAAATGGGTGCAGATTAACCTCGATCATCCAATAGAACTAAGCAAGATCGTACTCCACCCTTGCTACGATGATTTCGCCGGCATCGGTGCTGGCTTTGGTTTTCCGATCCGATTCAAGATCGAAATTGCTGCGAATCCACAGTTTGAAAACGCTCAACTTGTTGTCGATGAAACAGGGCACGATTTCCCGAATCCGCTGCTCGGAACCTACCAGGCCGAAACGCGTCTCACCGCCCAGTTCATCCGTGTAACTGCCACCAAGCTGGCCCCACGAAAAAACGATTTCATCTTTGCTCTGTCCGAAGTCGAGGTATTCGACGCCTCGAATCGTAACGTCGCGCAAGGTTCGGTCGTCACGTCGCACGATTCCATCGAGGCCCCAAATCGTTGGCGACGAAGCAACTTGGTCGATGGACGCTGGCCGCAGTCACTTGATCCAGCAGCCGTCGAGCAACTCGTTAGTGCCCGAGCACAACTGGCCAAGCTCGAAAGACAAATCGAAACGCCAGAACGAACTTCGCGACGCAAACAGTTAGAAGCGGAGCAGCAGCGAATTGACCAAGAGTTGGGCCGTCTACCGTCCGGGCAAATGGTTTACGCCGCTGCGACCCAGTTTTCAGCCCAAGGAAATTTCAAGCCGACCGGCGGTGTCCCTCGCGATGTGCATGTCCTGCATCGCGGCAATGTGACCTCCCCGCTGGAAGAAGCAATTCCGTGTGCCCTTCCCTTGCCTGGCCAAGAGACAGCTCAATTCTCGCTCCCTTCCGATCACACCGAGGCCGATCGTCGAGCAGCACTTGCCCGTTGGATTACAGCGAAAGATCATCCCCTTACCTGGCGAAGTATCGCGAATCGCGTCTGGCAGTACCATTTCGATCAACCGCTTGCCGGCACTCCCAACGATTTTGGCCGCATGGGGCAACCGCCGACCCATCCTCAACTGCTTGATTGGCTGGCGGTTGAATTTCGTGATCAAGGCCAATCGTTTAAAGCCTTGCATCGGTTGATCGTAACCAGCAGCGTCTACCGCCAAACATCCCAGCACAACGAGGCATTTGCAGCCCAAGATGGCAGCAACCAATACCTCTGGCGGATGAATCGACGACGTCTGGAAGCCGAAGAGATCCGTGATTCGATTCTCTCGGTAAGTGGCCAACTTGATTTGAAAATGGGAGGTCCTGGCTATTATCTCTTCGCGTTGGAAAAAGCGGAGCATTCGCCGCACTACGAATATCACAAATTCGATCCAAGCGATCCAGCTTCCCACCGCCGCAGTATCTATCGCTTTATCGTCCGTTCGCAGCCCGATCCGTATATGACCACGCTCGATTGCGCCGATTCCTCACAAAGCACGCCTAAAAGAGACGAAACTTTAACGGCCCTGCAAGCGTTGTCGATGCTTAACAATCCTTTCCAACTCGTCATGGCCGAAGCATTCGCCCAGCGACTGGAGTCTGAGGCCAACACGCTAGACGATCAAATTGATCACGCTATTTGGCTAACATTAGGTCGAAGTTCGAACGAAACGGAACGCCGCGAGTACGCCACTTTTGCCCAGCAGCACGGCTTGGTGCAACTATGCCGAGTTCTGTTGAACCAAAGTGAATTCGTCTACCTCGACTAA
- a CDS encoding DUF1501 domain-containing protein — protein sequence MDRAQQRRQFLHQLAAASTATMMAGAPRMLTANEGAPLEQPTPTADSCILLWMAGGMAAPDTFDPKKYVPFEVGTPVAKVESTFPSIDTNVDNIKISEGMENIAQVMDRGTLIRSHVLPDLGSILHSRHQYHWHTGYVPPQTVACPHIGAWMARVLGPLNPVMPAFINIGQRLEGVGEQEELKAFTTAGFFGSEFGPMNLPYPEQAAQSVRPPEGMPPDRFANRNKLFRKLIDQSPMRDYIGDFQRESQLRSMENAYRLLSAKEREAFDISLEPKESYEKYDTGRFGRGCLLARRLVENGARFVEVTTEYVPFLNWDTHANGFTTLQRMKQEVDLPVAQLIRDLEARGLLDRTLVILASEFSRDMIMEGKPGSNARDQATEAVEVFKEMKHYGQHRHFTGGSCVMMWGGGVRKGMLYGETANERPFVATKNPVSVTDLHATIFTAMGISPKTVFEIERRPFYATEDGKGKAVSEIFGA from the coding sequence ATGGACCGCGCACAACAACGTAGACAGTTCCTTCATCAACTAGCTGCAGCCAGCACCGCCACCATGATGGCCGGTGCCCCACGCATGCTCACCGCCAATGAAGGAGCCCCACTCGAACAACCTACCCCCACCGCCGATAGCTGCATCTTGTTGTGGATGGCCGGAGGCATGGCCGCGCCTGACACATTCGACCCGAAGAAGTACGTTCCCTTCGAGGTTGGCACGCCCGTCGCGAAGGTCGAAAGCACCTTCCCTTCCATCGATACGAATGTCGACAACATTAAGATTTCGGAAGGGATGGAAAATATCGCCCAGGTCATGGACCGGGGAACGCTCATTCGTTCGCATGTGCTACCAGACCTGGGCAGCATCTTGCATTCACGACATCAATACCACTGGCACACTGGCTATGTGCCGCCACAAACGGTCGCCTGTCCGCACATTGGCGCGTGGATGGCCCGTGTGCTAGGCCCTTTGAATCCGGTAATGCCTGCGTTCATTAATATCGGCCAACGCCTGGAAGGTGTGGGCGAGCAGGAAGAACTAAAAGCATTCACTACCGCCGGGTTCTTTGGCAGCGAATTCGGCCCAATGAATCTCCCTTACCCTGAGCAAGCCGCCCAGTCGGTTCGGCCGCCGGAAGGGATGCCGCCCGATCGATTCGCGAACCGTAACAAGTTGTTTCGCAAATTGATCGATCAATCGCCGATGCGAGATTACATCGGCGACTTCCAGCGTGAATCGCAACTACGCTCGATGGAAAACGCTTATCGTCTACTCAGCGCGAAAGAGCGAGAAGCGTTCGATATTTCGCTGGAACCGAAAGAGAGCTACGAAAAATACGACACCGGCCGATTTGGCCGCGGCTGCCTCTTGGCTCGGCGGCTGGTTGAAAACGGTGCCCGCTTTGTGGAAGTCACCACCGAGTACGTCCCCTTTTTGAACTGGGACACGCACGCCAACGGGTTCACAACCCTGCAGCGGATGAAGCAGGAAGTCGACTTGCCGGTGGCCCAGTTGATTCGCGACCTGGAAGCCCGCGGCTTGTTGGATCGCACGTTGGTAATCCTGGCCAGCGAATTCAGCCGCGACATGATCATGGAAGGCAAACCAGGTTCCAACGCACGCGACCAGGCTACTGAAGCGGTCGAAGTGTTCAAAGAAATGAAACACTACGGTCAGCATCGTCACTTTACCGGCGGCTCGTGCGTGATGATGTGGGGAGGTGGTGTCCGCAAAGGCATGCTATACGGCGAGACCGCCAACGAACGACCTTTCGTGGCCACCAAGAATCCGGTTTCCGTGACTGACCTGCACGCGACCATCTTCACCGCAATGGGCATCAGCCCCAAGACCGTTTTCGAGATTGAACGCCGTCCGTTCTACGCTACCGAAGACGGCAAAGGGAAAGCTGTCAGCGAGATCTTCGGCGCATAG
- a CDS encoding DUF1549 domain-containing protein: MRILSLLLVALAFSPTFGADVDFAHEIVPLLKQKCGNCHSGTQKEGAFSFNTREDLIAGGESGAAIVPRKAAEGELIARITTDDEFSRMPPEGDPLTAEQIGLLKRWIESGAKWEPGFTFGEPLYEPPLKPRRPELPPAVNGRTNPIDRILDTQLIRESRPAPEPLGDEAFLRRAYLDLIGLLPTPTERTEFLSDTSPDKRTKLVDTLLARDINYAEHWLTFWNDLLRNDYAGTGFITGGRTQISKWLYEALVTNKPYDQFVRELIAPPTTDSAGFAGGIKWRGEVSAGQTVEIQFAQNVGQSFLGINLKCASCHDSFIDRWKLKDSFGLAAIYAERPLAIHRCDKPTGENAQAAWLFPELGQIDATASQPERLKQLASLMTHRENGRFTRTIVNRLWHRMMGYGIVHPTDAMQNPPWNADLLDFLAEHLVENNYDLKATLKLIATSQAYQSQAQRVSEDSDNGGYQYAGPRTKRMTAEQFVDCVWEITQTAPLKYDAPVIRANPRMTAEKNLSLSGHWIWNRANTHDAAAGETLTFRKTWNQDEATDQAYAIISCDNAYTLFVNGKKVVEGDNWAAPDLTMLPHLKKGQNQILIVAKNAGSGPNAAALFFEARVPGKDGTEQVIASDESWQWTRHVPEKNGKFPQQPKDWSAAVIAENEQIWSPQVSGQLTNLLAQGNNASQRMVRASLLKSDFLMRSLGRPNRDQVVTVRPLELTTLEAIDLSNGEPLANMLHQGAIHLQQREWKSPDEFVTWLYNYSLSRNPTPEELSTLSAAIGNHLETSTMEDVLWAVFMLPEFQLVR; the protein is encoded by the coding sequence ATGCGAATTCTTTCCTTACTTTTGGTCGCCCTGGCGTTTTCGCCCACGTTCGGTGCTGACGTCGACTTCGCTCACGAGATCGTTCCGCTGCTAAAACAGAAATGCGGCAACTGTCATAGTGGTACGCAAAAAGAAGGTGCCTTTTCGTTTAATACGCGTGAAGACCTTATCGCAGGCGGGGAATCAGGGGCGGCCATCGTGCCACGTAAGGCAGCGGAAGGGGAGCTCATCGCCCGCATAACCACCGATGACGAATTCAGCCGCATGCCCCCTGAAGGCGACCCTTTAACGGCCGAGCAAATCGGGCTGTTGAAGCGATGGATCGAATCTGGTGCGAAATGGGAACCTGGCTTTACCTTCGGTGAGCCACTGTACGAACCGCCCCTCAAACCACGTCGCCCCGAGCTTCCCCCTGCCGTTAACGGGCGAACTAATCCGATCGACCGGATTCTCGACACCCAACTGATCCGCGAGAGCCGCCCTGCGCCAGAACCTCTCGGAGACGAAGCGTTTCTGCGACGAGCCTACCTCGACCTGATTGGCTTGCTACCAACGCCCACCGAACGGACCGAATTTTTGAGCGACACTTCGCCTGACAAACGAACCAAGCTTGTTGATACTCTCCTGGCGCGCGACATCAACTATGCCGAACATTGGCTAACCTTCTGGAACGACCTGCTTCGTAACGATTACGCCGGAACCGGGTTCATTACCGGCGGACGCACGCAAATCTCGAAATGGCTGTACGAAGCCCTGGTCACCAACAAACCATACGATCAATTCGTCCGCGAGCTAATTGCCCCGCCAACCACCGACAGTGCCGGATTCGCTGGGGGGATTAAGTGGCGTGGAGAAGTCAGTGCTGGCCAGACGGTGGAAATACAATTTGCCCAGAACGTGGGCCAATCGTTCTTAGGTATTAACCTGAAGTGTGCATCGTGTCACGATAGCTTTATCGATCGCTGGAAGCTGAAAGATTCGTTTGGCCTAGCGGCGATCTATGCTGAGCGTCCGTTGGCCATTCACCGCTGCGACAAACCGACCGGCGAGAACGCTCAGGCCGCCTGGCTCTTTCCAGAGCTAGGCCAGATCGATGCCACAGCCTCGCAGCCAGAGCGACTCAAGCAACTCGCCAGCTTGATGACCCATCGCGAGAACGGCCGCTTCACGCGGACGATCGTGAATCGCTTGTGGCATCGGATGATGGGCTACGGCATCGTGCATCCCACCGACGCCATGCAAAATCCGCCTTGGAACGCCGACCTGCTAGACTTTCTGGCCGAACACCTAGTCGAAAACAACTACGATTTGAAGGCGACCTTGAAGCTAATCGCGACTTCCCAAGCCTACCAATCACAAGCCCAACGTGTGTCCGAAGACAGCGATAATGGCGGCTATCAGTACGCTGGCCCACGAACGAAACGGATGACAGCCGAACAATTTGTCGACTGCGTGTGGGAAATCACCCAGACCGCTCCTTTGAAGTACGATGCCCCTGTGATCCGGGCGAACCCCCGAATGACGGCTGAAAAGAATCTTTCGCTCAGTGGCCATTGGATTTGGAACCGAGCCAACACCCACGATGCGGCGGCTGGCGAAACACTTACCTTCCGCAAAACGTGGAACCAAGACGAAGCGACCGACCAAGCTTACGCCATCATTTCATGCGACAACGCTTACACTCTTTTTGTGAACGGCAAGAAGGTGGTGGAAGGCGATAACTGGGCTGCCCCTGACTTGACTATGCTGCCTCATTTAAAGAAAGGGCAAAACCAAATTCTTATTGTCGCTAAGAATGCCGGTTCCGGCCCGAATGCAGCGGCGTTGTTCTTTGAAGCTCGGGTTCCTGGTAAGGATGGAACGGAACAAGTGATCGCTTCGGATGAATCTTGGCAATGGACACGCCACGTACCAGAAAAGAACGGCAAGTTCCCTCAACAGCCGAAAGACTGGTCGGCAGCGGTCATCGCCGAGAACGAACAAATCTGGAGTCCTCAAGTAAGTGGCCAACTGACCAACCTGTTGGCACAAGGAAATAATGCCTCGCAGCGGATGGTCCGAGCCTCGCTCCTTAAGAGTGATTTCCTGATGCGTTCGCTCGGTCGGCCAAATCGCGATCAAGTCGTAACGGTACGTCCCTTAGAGCTTACCACTCTGGAAGCAATCGATCTTTCTAATGGCGAGCCCTTGGCCAATATGCTGCATCAAGGCGCGATACATTTGCAACAGCGAGAATGGAAATCTCCGGACGAGTTTGTCACGTGGCTCTATAATTACTCACTAAGCCGTAACCCCACCCCGGAAGAACTCAGCACACTCTCAGCGGCCATTGGCAATCACCTAGAAACAAGCACGATGGAGGACGTCCTCTGGGCGGTCTTCATGCTGCCGGAATTCCAATTGGTCCGCTAA
- a CDS encoding PLP-dependent cysteine synthase family protein, with translation MFESLALLASSRVTTPLVPIKLPEFGVPVWCKLEYLNPSGSTKDRIARYILSKAVRSSVLSAGDPVVEASSGSTSIAFALASAQLGLQFTAIMPEGVSRERVTIIKAYGAKVELTPADDGIQGSINRAKQLAAEKNAFWPSQFTNQDNAKAHQDETAGEVLCQIPTGNVDLFVSGVGTGGTLVGVTKGLLAAGCPVTPVLARPVSDKLISDIECCSFSKRIPGVVDGLSEIFKTAGFTKLQEFEISDDEAIEVTRKLIRAGFPIGPSSGLNYLAAVRAYEDHGQNPVCLTVFPDRMERYFSTELFSRM, from the coding sequence ATGTTCGAGTCTCTTGCTCTGCTCGCTTCAAGTCGTGTTACTACGCCCCTTGTGCCAATCAAGTTGCCGGAGTTCGGTGTGCCGGTTTGGTGCAAGTTAGAGTATCTGAATCCTTCGGGTTCGACCAAAGATCGTATTGCTCGGTATATTTTGTCGAAGGCAGTACGAAGTAGTGTGCTTTCGGCGGGAGATCCGGTTGTGGAGGCTTCCAGCGGTTCGACCAGCATCGCTTTCGCCTTGGCGTCGGCGCAGCTTGGGCTGCAGTTCACCGCGATTATGCCAGAAGGGGTCAGCCGAGAACGTGTGACCATTATCAAGGCTTACGGGGCGAAGGTTGAGTTGACACCAGCCGACGACGGCATTCAAGGTTCGATTAATCGGGCAAAACAACTAGCCGCCGAAAAAAACGCGTTTTGGCCAAGCCAGTTTACGAACCAGGACAACGCCAAGGCTCACCAAGACGAAACCGCTGGCGAGGTGCTTTGCCAAATTCCAACCGGCAATGTCGATCTATTTGTCAGCGGAGTAGGGACCGGCGGAACGCTGGTCGGAGTCACCAAAGGTTTGTTAGCGGCAGGCTGCCCGGTGACGCCCGTGTTGGCTCGACCGGTGAGCGACAAACTGATCTCGGACATCGAATGTTGCAGCTTCAGCAAGCGGATCCCAGGCGTTGTCGATGGACTTTCCGAGATTTTCAAGACGGCTGGTTTTACTAAGCTGCAGGAGTTTGAAATCTCGGATGATGAGGCAATTGAAGTTACACGCAAACTCATCCGAGCTGGTTTTCCCATCGGCCCTAGTTCCGGGCTCAACTACTTGGCTGCCGTCCGCGCGTATGAAGACCATGGCCAAAATCCGGTCTGTTTGACGGTTTTCCCTGATCGGATGGAACGGTATTTTTCCACGGAACTGTTTAGTCGAATGTAA
- a CDS encoding DUF1501 domain-containing protein, translating to MFSSRREFLQRNAWGFGSLALTSLLLQDQASANTGTQGILHAPHHPAKAKRVIQLFMSGAASPIDLFDHKPMLEKRHGEEADFGEQVETFQNGLGPWMKSPFAFKPYGQCGKMLSEVAAPLGKCVDDMAFVHNMVGKSGVHSQATYLQATGFDTPGYPGMGSWVTYGLGNLNDNLPAFVVLPDHRGFASNGPKNWASAFLPASTQGTAIFPQRDNPIEDLRPAATFSTSQESESAGLDLLSRMNRRYQSERPGDSRLEARIRSYELAAKMQLSAPEALDISDEPQHILKMYGVDRLGAEYPSEINAAEEIEYFGLKCLIARRLIERGVRFIQVWSGNDNGFPRRNWDSHEDIRRDHGPLATGMAVGSAALIQDLKQRGLLDDTIVLWTTEFGRMPSTQGSKGRDHNPYVFTNWLCGGGIKPGVTYGPSDQWGYKPLDRDNPTQVYDIHATMLHLLGIDHEQLTVRHNGIDRRLTDVHGHVIHDLIT from the coding sequence ATGTTCTCTTCCCGCCGCGAATTTCTGCAACGCAATGCCTGGGGCTTCGGCTCGTTGGCTCTCACTTCGCTACTGCTGCAAGACCAAGCCAGTGCCAATACCGGCACGCAAGGCATCTTGCACGCGCCGCATCATCCTGCGAAAGCGAAGCGAGTGATTCAGTTATTCATGAGCGGTGCAGCCAGCCCAATCGACCTCTTCGATCATAAGCCGATGCTTGAAAAGCGTCACGGCGAAGAGGCCGATTTCGGCGAACAGGTCGAGACATTTCAAAACGGACTCGGCCCGTGGATGAAATCGCCGTTCGCGTTTAAGCCATACGGGCAATGCGGCAAAATGCTAAGCGAGGTCGCCGCGCCACTAGGCAAGTGCGTCGACGACATGGCATTTGTACACAACATGGTTGGTAAAAGTGGAGTCCATTCACAAGCAACCTATTTGCAAGCCACCGGATTCGATACGCCTGGCTACCCTGGCATGGGTTCGTGGGTGACTTACGGCTTAGGCAACCTAAACGACAATCTCCCTGCGTTTGTCGTCCTGCCCGACCATCGGGGCTTCGCTAGCAACGGTCCCAAAAATTGGGCGAGTGCGTTTCTACCGGCCAGCACTCAGGGAACCGCCATTTTCCCCCAGCGTGACAACCCGATTGAAGACCTACGCCCCGCCGCGACGTTTTCCACCTCGCAGGAAAGTGAATCGGCCGGACTCGATTTGCTAAGCCGCATGAATCGCCGCTACCAAAGCGAGCGTCCTGGCGACTCCCGCCTGGAAGCACGTATTCGTAGTTACGAGTTGGCCGCCAAGATGCAATTGAGTGCCCCGGAAGCACTCGATATCTCCGACGAACCGCAACACATCTTAAAGATGTACGGCGTCGATCGCTTAGGGGCAGAGTACCCCTCGGAAATTAACGCCGCAGAAGAGATCGAATACTTCGGCTTGAAATGCCTGATTGCTCGACGTCTGATCGAGCGCGGCGTGCGTTTCATTCAGGTTTGGTCTGGCAACGATAACGGTTTCCCCCGCCGCAATTGGGATAGTCACGAGGACATTCGCCGAGACCATGGCCCCTTGGCTACCGGCATGGCGGTCGGCTCGGCGGCGCTAATTCAAGACCTTAAACAACGTGGCCTACTGGATGACACGATCGTCCTGTGGACCACAGAGTTCGGGCGGATGCCTTCCACGCAAGGAAGCAAGGGGCGCGATCACAACCCTTACGTTTTCACCAATTGGCTCTGCGGCGGCGGCATCAAGCCAGGCGTCACGTACGGGCCTTCCGATCAGTGGGGTTACAAGCCCCTAGACCGTGACAATCCAACCCAGGTCTACGATATTCACGCCACAATGCTGCATTTACTAGGCATCGATCACGAGCAACTCACGGTCCGCCACAACGGAATAGATCGCCGTTTGACCGACGTCCATGGTCATGTGATTCATGACCTAATCACCTAA